The following proteins are encoded in a genomic region of Brachypodium distachyon strain Bd21 chromosome 1, Brachypodium_distachyon_v3.0, whole genome shotgun sequence:
- the LOC100836414 gene encoding MMS19 nucleotide excision repair protein homolog isoform X1 — protein sequence MVMVPPSEWVPHVEAFVDVSRSLAQHSASVDALAALVNKDKLTLFDLVSKMDMYLTTTDHIVRSRGIMLLGEIMSQISFKWLDVNSIATLSDFFISRLSDWQALRGALVGCLALLHRKPSVGSIVISDVKRLVESFLEYIQVQSLAAADRKLCFQILCCVLNDYPEAVKTMDDELLCGICQTIDEEKDPECLKLSFHLVEAVMKLFPDPSGLAAQFASDLFEILSNYFPVYFTHEASDNLGATRDDLSRALMHAFCSTPFFEPFAIPLLLDKLSSSLPLAKLDSLKYLDNCISCYGADRMVRHTSAIWSKLKEVLFSLSSDQLLSSWSPKDAEKNKNQIMSEAKNCLKAAVTYIHSSDRDLFINLILLDDDIVNNFHSVTIEEKSICSSPQKLHQLQALGSVISILAESSTYFCTRIFQAHFTRLIDILVNSAGFESQHLNICNGSSSGTVNYGALYLCLQMLSSCREVAVTSQEEFAPVKSANTWWLILMGKLEPFIHLLGKLLTIDSQPIQSAVEQEYVSSAMKGLLILATFPEQCSLPANAYEDILLMLTSVITNKYENVHLWRLSLRTLASIGSSAVEFHDSQKEMIYNRIVVDKIISLAKSCDTSMPLNLRLEASFEVGTAGVNYMLRVARSLEEAVIINIFQVNGRTECVEYVECLMDCYSSRLLPWLFTSAGVNDFALSFAMRLWDEISDLATLDRIISQGLLDSLMMGMKFLVGVCTEEQQSLIIQKACSTISSMLSLPVKSMVHHVLSEDDELVPAHSAQDKALVCMLSSVIVGLRPQTPVQDMTMMINLFAVFLLNGQMPAAHALASIFNKYLHNSEFSHENKLDKILDVILGRCFSIVLASSNSKISHSSGAISDNANCSDSMSGSVGSKVDILCGLAWIGKGLLMRGDEKVKDVSMFLLKCLVSDQNSVNVQPYQKTQNDNVSSDASLATSAADAFHVMMSDSEVCLNKKFHAKIKLLYKQRFFSILMPIFLSKIKETPVLTTKLVLYRAFGHIISNAPVSAVITEAHQILLVMVDSLAKLSVDIQDKDLVYNMLLVLSGMLMDEKGKECILENIHIVVSVLTQLVSYPHMMVVRETALQCFVAMSSFPHSKMYRMRPQVLQAASKALDDKKRAVRQEAVRCRQTWQSFA from the exons ATGGTGATGGTCCCTCCCAGCGAGTGGGTCCCCCACGTGGAGGCCTTCGTCGACGTCTCCCGCTCACTGGCCCAGCAC TCTGCAAGTGTGGATGCACTTGCGGCCTTGGTGAACAAGGACAAGCTGACGCTCTTCGATTTG GTGTCCAAGATGGACATGTATTTGACAACGACAGACCACATTGTTAGATCAAGAG GAATCATGCTTCTGGGGGAAATCATGTCTCAGATTTCATTTAAATGGTTAGATGTAAATTCCATCGCAACATTGTCAGACTTCTTTATATCAAGATTG TCAGATTGGCAAGCACTACGGGGAGCACTTGTTGGATGCTTGGCTTTATTGCACAGAAAACCATCTGTTGGTAGTATTGTAATTTCTGATGTCAAAAGACTAGTTGAATCTTTCTTAGAATATATTCAAGTGCAGTCACTAGCAGCTGCTGACCGGAAG CTGTGCTTTCAAATTCTCTGCTGTGTACTTAATGACTACCCAGAAGCTGTCAAGACAATG GATGATGAACTGCTATGCGGGATCTGTCAAACAATTGATGAAGAAAAGGACCCAGAATGCCTGAAGCTTTCCTTTCATTTGGTGGAAGCTGTCATGAAGCTATTTCCAGATCCGTCTGGTTTGGCAGCCCAATTTGCAAGTGACCTTTTTGAGATTCTGAGCAACTATTTTCCTGTCTACTTCACACAT GAAGCGAGTGATAATTTAGGTGCTACAAGGGACGACCTTTCTAGGGCATTGATG CATGCATTTTGTTCAACACCGTTTTTCGAGCCCTTTGCCATTCCATTGCTTCTAGATAAactttcttcctctcttccatTGGCAAAG CTTGATTCCTTAAAATATCTGGACAACTGTATTAGCTGCTATGGAGCTGATAGAATGGTTAGACACACATCAGCTATTTGGTCTAAATTGAAAGAAGTGCTTTTTAGCCTTTCTTCAGACCAACTTCTATCATCATGGTCACCTAAAGATGCAGAGAAGAATAAGAATCAAATAATGTCAGAAGCTAAAAATTGTCTGAAGGCTGCTGTTACATATATACATTCTTCAGATAGAGATCTTTTCATCAATTTGATATTGTTGGATGATGATATTGTGAATAACTTCCATTCTGTAACAATTGAAGAGAAGTCCATTTGTAGTTCACCGCAAAAGCTGCATCAACTACAAGCCCTTGGAAGTGTCATTTCTATTCTTGCTGAATCATCTACATATTTCTGCACTAGAATTTTCCAAGCGCATTTTACACGCTTGATCGATATTTTGGTGAACTCAGCTGGTTTTGAATCTCAACATCTGAACATTTGCAATGGATCATCTTCTGGTACTGTTAACTATGGAGCTCTCTATTTATGTCTTCAAATGCTTTCATCCTGTCGAGAAGTGGCTGTGACATCTCAAGAAGAATTCGCTCCTGTTAAATCAGCAAACACCTGGTGGCTTATATTAATGGGAAAACTGGAACCATTTATCCATCTCCTTGGAAAATTATTGACTATTGATTCTCAACCTATCCAGTCAGCGGTCGAGCAAGAATATGTTTCATCTGCTA TGAAAGGTTTGCTGATACTTGCAACATTCCCGGAACAATGTTCTCTACCAGCAAATGCTTATGAGGATATTCTATTGATGCTCACCTCAGTGATTACAAACAAGTATGAAAATGTACATTTGTGGAGATTGTCATTGAGAACATTGGCTAGTATTGGTTCATCTGCTGTTGAGTTCCATGATTCGCAAAAAGAAATGATTTACAACAGAATTGTTGTTGACAAGATTATTAGTTTGGCTAAATCTTGTGATACATCGATGCCTCTGAACCTAAGACTTGAAGCAAGTTTTGAAGTTGGTACTGCTGGGGTGAACTATATGTTAAGGGTCGCTAGATCACTTGAAGAAGCAGTCATCATCAATATTTTTCAG GTTAATGGAAGAACAGAATGTGTGGAATATGTAGAATGTTTGATGGATTGTTACTCTAGTCGACTCCTTCCTTG GTTGTTTACTTCCGCTGGTGTCAACGATTTTGCTTTGAGCTTCGCTATGCGTCTCTGGGATGAGATTAGTGACTTGGCTACTTTGGACAGAATAATATCACAG gGTCTTCTTGACTCACTAATGATGGGAATGAAGTTCTTAGTTGGAGTTTGCACAGAGGAACAACAGTCATTAATTATTCAGAAAGCGTGCAGCACAATATCATCAATGCTGTCACTCCCAGTGAAGTCAATGGTGCACCATGTTTTGTCCGAAGATGATGAGTTGGTTCCTGCACACTCTGCTCAAGACAAAGCTCTTGTATGTATGCTTTCTTCAGTTATAGTTGGTCTTCGGCCTCAAACACCTGTACAAGATATGACCATGATGATTAACCTCTTCGCTGTGTTTCTACTGAATGGACAAATGCCAGCTGCTCATGCATTAGCTTCTATTTTCAATAAATATCTACATAACTCAGAGTTCTCACATGAGAATAAGCTGGATAAAATACTTGATGTTATTCTTGGGAGGTGTTTCTCAATTGTATTAGCCAGCAGCAATTCGAAGATATCTCACTCTTCGGGCGCCATTTCAGATAATGCTAATTGTTCAGACAGCATGTCTGGAAGCGTAGGTTCGAAGGTTGATATCTTGTGTGGCTTGGCTTGGATTGGTAAAGGATTGCTTATGAGAGGAGATGAAAAGGTGAAGGACGTTTCAATGTTTCTTCTGAAATGCCTGGTCTCAGATCAGAATTCGGTGAACGTTCAACCCTACCAGAAAACACAAAATGACAATGTTTCATCAGATGCTTCTCTTGCAACATCTGCAGCCGATGCATTCCATGTTATGATGAGTGATTCAGAAGTCTGCCTAAATAAAAAGTTCCATGCAAAAATTAAGCTGTTATATAAGCAGCGTTTCTTCTCAATATTGATGCCAATTTTTCTCTCCAAAATTAAGGAGACCCCTGTGTTGACCACAAA GTTGGTATTATATCGAGCATTTGGGCATATTATTTCCAATGCTCCAGTATCAGCAGTTATAACAGAAGCCCATCAG ATTTTACTTGTGATGGTTGATAGCTTAGCTAAATTGAGTGTGGATATTCAGGATAAAGATCTAGTGTATAATATGTTGCTTGTATTATCTGGAATGTTGATGGATGAAAAAG GCAAAGAATGCATTCTTGAGAATATCCACATTGTTGTCAGTGTTCTCACACAACTTGTTTCCTATCCTCACATGATG GTTGTTCGGGAGACGGCCTTGCAATGTTTTGTTGCCATGTCTAGCTTTCCCCACTCAAAAATGTATCGCATGCGGCCACAG GTCTTGCAAGCAGCAAGCAAGGCTCTTGATGATAAGAAAAGGGCTGTTCGCCAAGAGGCTGTTCGATGTCGACAAACATG GCAATCATTTGCTTAA
- the LOC100836414 gene encoding MMS19 nucleotide excision repair protein homolog isoform X3 codes for MKLFPDPSGLAAQFASDLFEILSNYFPVYFTHEASDNLGATRDDLSRALMHAFCSTPFFEPFAIPLLLDKLSSSLPLAKLDSLKYLDNCISCYGADRMVRHTSAIWSKLKEVLFSLSSDQLLSSWSPKDAEKNKNQIMSEAKNCLKAAVTYIHSSDRDLFINLILLDDDIVNNFHSVTIEEKSICSSPQKLHQLQALGSVISILAESSTYFCTRIFQAHFTRLIDILVNSAGFESQHLNICNGSSSGTVNYGALYLCLQMLSSCREVAVTSQEEFAPVKSANTWWLILMGKLEPFIHLLGKLLTIDSQPIQSAVEQEYVSSAMKGLLILATFPEQCSLPANAYEDILLMLTSVITNKYENVHLWRLSLRTLASIGSSAVEFHDSQKEMIYNRIVVDKIISLAKSCDTSMPLNLRLEASFEVGTAGVNYMLRVARSLEEAVIINIFQVNGRTECVEYVECLMDCYSSRLLPWLFTSAGVNDFALSFAMRLWDEISDLATLDRIISQGLLDSLMMGMKFLVGVCTEEQQSLIIQKACSTISSMLSLPVKSMVHHVLSEDDELVPAHSAQDKALVCMLSSVIVGLRPQTPVQDMTMMINLFAVFLLNGQMPAAHALASIFNKYLHNSEFSHENKLDKILDVILGRCFSIVLASSNSKISHSSGAISDNANCSDSMSGSVGSKVDILCGLAWIGKGLLMRGDEKVKDVSMFLLKCLVSDQNSVNVQPYQKTQNDNVSSDASLATSAADAFHVMMSDSEVCLNKKFHAKIKLLYKQRFFSILMPIFLSKIKETPVLTTKLVLYRAFGHIISNAPVSAVITEAHQILLVMVDSLAKLSVDIQDKDLVYNMLLVLSGMLMDEKGKECILENIHIVVSVLTQLVSYPHMMVVRETALQCFVAMSSFPHSKMYRMRPQVLQAASKALDDKKRAVRQEAVRCRQTWQSFA; via the exons ATGAAGCTATTTCCAGATCCGTCTGGTTTGGCAGCCCAATTTGCAAGTGACCTTTTTGAGATTCTGAGCAACTATTTTCCTGTCTACTTCACACAT GAAGCGAGTGATAATTTAGGTGCTACAAGGGACGACCTTTCTAGGGCATTGATG CATGCATTTTGTTCAACACCGTTTTTCGAGCCCTTTGCCATTCCATTGCTTCTAGATAAactttcttcctctcttccatTGGCAAAG CTTGATTCCTTAAAATATCTGGACAACTGTATTAGCTGCTATGGAGCTGATAGAATGGTTAGACACACATCAGCTATTTGGTCTAAATTGAAAGAAGTGCTTTTTAGCCTTTCTTCAGACCAACTTCTATCATCATGGTCACCTAAAGATGCAGAGAAGAATAAGAATCAAATAATGTCAGAAGCTAAAAATTGTCTGAAGGCTGCTGTTACATATATACATTCTTCAGATAGAGATCTTTTCATCAATTTGATATTGTTGGATGATGATATTGTGAATAACTTCCATTCTGTAACAATTGAAGAGAAGTCCATTTGTAGTTCACCGCAAAAGCTGCATCAACTACAAGCCCTTGGAAGTGTCATTTCTATTCTTGCTGAATCATCTACATATTTCTGCACTAGAATTTTCCAAGCGCATTTTACACGCTTGATCGATATTTTGGTGAACTCAGCTGGTTTTGAATCTCAACATCTGAACATTTGCAATGGATCATCTTCTGGTACTGTTAACTATGGAGCTCTCTATTTATGTCTTCAAATGCTTTCATCCTGTCGAGAAGTGGCTGTGACATCTCAAGAAGAATTCGCTCCTGTTAAATCAGCAAACACCTGGTGGCTTATATTAATGGGAAAACTGGAACCATTTATCCATCTCCTTGGAAAATTATTGACTATTGATTCTCAACCTATCCAGTCAGCGGTCGAGCAAGAATATGTTTCATCTGCTA TGAAAGGTTTGCTGATACTTGCAACATTCCCGGAACAATGTTCTCTACCAGCAAATGCTTATGAGGATATTCTATTGATGCTCACCTCAGTGATTACAAACAAGTATGAAAATGTACATTTGTGGAGATTGTCATTGAGAACATTGGCTAGTATTGGTTCATCTGCTGTTGAGTTCCATGATTCGCAAAAAGAAATGATTTACAACAGAATTGTTGTTGACAAGATTATTAGTTTGGCTAAATCTTGTGATACATCGATGCCTCTGAACCTAAGACTTGAAGCAAGTTTTGAAGTTGGTACTGCTGGGGTGAACTATATGTTAAGGGTCGCTAGATCACTTGAAGAAGCAGTCATCATCAATATTTTTCAG GTTAATGGAAGAACAGAATGTGTGGAATATGTAGAATGTTTGATGGATTGTTACTCTAGTCGACTCCTTCCTTG GTTGTTTACTTCCGCTGGTGTCAACGATTTTGCTTTGAGCTTCGCTATGCGTCTCTGGGATGAGATTAGTGACTTGGCTACTTTGGACAGAATAATATCACAG gGTCTTCTTGACTCACTAATGATGGGAATGAAGTTCTTAGTTGGAGTTTGCACAGAGGAACAACAGTCATTAATTATTCAGAAAGCGTGCAGCACAATATCATCAATGCTGTCACTCCCAGTGAAGTCAATGGTGCACCATGTTTTGTCCGAAGATGATGAGTTGGTTCCTGCACACTCTGCTCAAGACAAAGCTCTTGTATGTATGCTTTCTTCAGTTATAGTTGGTCTTCGGCCTCAAACACCTGTACAAGATATGACCATGATGATTAACCTCTTCGCTGTGTTTCTACTGAATGGACAAATGCCAGCTGCTCATGCATTAGCTTCTATTTTCAATAAATATCTACATAACTCAGAGTTCTCACATGAGAATAAGCTGGATAAAATACTTGATGTTATTCTTGGGAGGTGTTTCTCAATTGTATTAGCCAGCAGCAATTCGAAGATATCTCACTCTTCGGGCGCCATTTCAGATAATGCTAATTGTTCAGACAGCATGTCTGGAAGCGTAGGTTCGAAGGTTGATATCTTGTGTGGCTTGGCTTGGATTGGTAAAGGATTGCTTATGAGAGGAGATGAAAAGGTGAAGGACGTTTCAATGTTTCTTCTGAAATGCCTGGTCTCAGATCAGAATTCGGTGAACGTTCAACCCTACCAGAAAACACAAAATGACAATGTTTCATCAGATGCTTCTCTTGCAACATCTGCAGCCGATGCATTCCATGTTATGATGAGTGATTCAGAAGTCTGCCTAAATAAAAAGTTCCATGCAAAAATTAAGCTGTTATATAAGCAGCGTTTCTTCTCAATATTGATGCCAATTTTTCTCTCCAAAATTAAGGAGACCCCTGTGTTGACCACAAA GTTGGTATTATATCGAGCATTTGGGCATATTATTTCCAATGCTCCAGTATCAGCAGTTATAACAGAAGCCCATCAG ATTTTACTTGTGATGGTTGATAGCTTAGCTAAATTGAGTGTGGATATTCAGGATAAAGATCTAGTGTATAATATGTTGCTTGTATTATCTGGAATGTTGATGGATGAAAAAG GCAAAGAATGCATTCTTGAGAATATCCACATTGTTGTCAGTGTTCTCACACAACTTGTTTCCTATCCTCACATGATG GTTGTTCGGGAGACGGCCTTGCAATGTTTTGTTGCCATGTCTAGCTTTCCCCACTCAAAAATGTATCGCATGCGGCCACAG GTCTTGCAAGCAGCAAGCAAGGCTCTTGATGATAAGAAAAGGGCTGTTCGCCAAGAGGCTGTTCGATGTCGACAAACATG GCAATCATTTGCTTAA
- the LOC100836414 gene encoding MMS19 nucleotide excision repair protein homolog isoform X2 yields MVMVPPSEWVPHVEAFVDVSRSLAQHSASVDALAALVNKDKLTLFDLVSKMDMYLTTTDHIVRSRGIMLLGEIMSQISFKWLDVNSIATLSDFFISRLSDWQALRGALVGCLALLHRKPSVGSIVISDVKRLVESFLEYIQVQSLAAADRKLCFQILCCVLNDYPEAVKTMDDELLCGICQTIDEEKDPECLKLSFHLVEAVMKLFPDPSGLAAQFASDLFEILSNYFPVYFTHEASDNLGATRDDLSRALMHAFCSTPFFEPFAIPLLLDKLSSSLPLAKLDSLKYLDNCISCYGADRMVRHTSAIWSKLKEVLFSLSSDQLLSSWSPKDAEKNKNQIMSEAKNCLKAAVTYIHSSDRDLFINLILLDDDIVNNFHSVTIEEKSICSSPQKLHQLQALGSVISILAESSTYFCTRIFQAHFTRLIDILVNSAGFESQHLNICNGSSSGTVNYGALYLCLQMLSSCREVAVTSQEEFAPVKSANTWWLILMGKLEPFIHLLGKLLTIDSQPIQSAVEQEYVSSAMKGLLILATFPEQCSLPANAYEDILLMLTSVITNKYENVHLWRLSLRTLASIGSSAVEFHDSQKEMIYNRIVVDKIISLAKSCDTSMPLNLRLEASFEVGTAGVNYMLRVARSLEEAVIINIFQVNGRTECVEYVECLMDCYSSRLLPWLFTSAGVNDFALSFAMRLWDEISDLATLDRIISQGLLDSLMMGMKFLVGVCTEEQQSLIIQKACSTISSMLSLPVKSMVHHVLSEDDELVPAHSAQDKALVCMLSSVIVGLRPQTPVQDMTMMINLFAVFLLNGQMPAAHALASIFNKYLHNSEFSHENKLDKILDVILGRCFSIVLASSNSKISHSSGAISDNANCSDSMSGSVGSKVDILCGLAWIGKGLLMRGDEKVKDVSMFLLKCLVSDQNSVNVQPYQKTQNDNVSSDASLATSAADAFHVMMSDSEVCLNKKFHAKIKLLYKQRFFSILMPIFLSKIKETPVLTTKLVLYRAFGHIISNAPVSAVITEAHQTV; encoded by the exons ATGGTGATGGTCCCTCCCAGCGAGTGGGTCCCCCACGTGGAGGCCTTCGTCGACGTCTCCCGCTCACTGGCCCAGCAC TCTGCAAGTGTGGATGCACTTGCGGCCTTGGTGAACAAGGACAAGCTGACGCTCTTCGATTTG GTGTCCAAGATGGACATGTATTTGACAACGACAGACCACATTGTTAGATCAAGAG GAATCATGCTTCTGGGGGAAATCATGTCTCAGATTTCATTTAAATGGTTAGATGTAAATTCCATCGCAACATTGTCAGACTTCTTTATATCAAGATTG TCAGATTGGCAAGCACTACGGGGAGCACTTGTTGGATGCTTGGCTTTATTGCACAGAAAACCATCTGTTGGTAGTATTGTAATTTCTGATGTCAAAAGACTAGTTGAATCTTTCTTAGAATATATTCAAGTGCAGTCACTAGCAGCTGCTGACCGGAAG CTGTGCTTTCAAATTCTCTGCTGTGTACTTAATGACTACCCAGAAGCTGTCAAGACAATG GATGATGAACTGCTATGCGGGATCTGTCAAACAATTGATGAAGAAAAGGACCCAGAATGCCTGAAGCTTTCCTTTCATTTGGTGGAAGCTGTCATGAAGCTATTTCCAGATCCGTCTGGTTTGGCAGCCCAATTTGCAAGTGACCTTTTTGAGATTCTGAGCAACTATTTTCCTGTCTACTTCACACAT GAAGCGAGTGATAATTTAGGTGCTACAAGGGACGACCTTTCTAGGGCATTGATG CATGCATTTTGTTCAACACCGTTTTTCGAGCCCTTTGCCATTCCATTGCTTCTAGATAAactttcttcctctcttccatTGGCAAAG CTTGATTCCTTAAAATATCTGGACAACTGTATTAGCTGCTATGGAGCTGATAGAATGGTTAGACACACATCAGCTATTTGGTCTAAATTGAAAGAAGTGCTTTTTAGCCTTTCTTCAGACCAACTTCTATCATCATGGTCACCTAAAGATGCAGAGAAGAATAAGAATCAAATAATGTCAGAAGCTAAAAATTGTCTGAAGGCTGCTGTTACATATATACATTCTTCAGATAGAGATCTTTTCATCAATTTGATATTGTTGGATGATGATATTGTGAATAACTTCCATTCTGTAACAATTGAAGAGAAGTCCATTTGTAGTTCACCGCAAAAGCTGCATCAACTACAAGCCCTTGGAAGTGTCATTTCTATTCTTGCTGAATCATCTACATATTTCTGCACTAGAATTTTCCAAGCGCATTTTACACGCTTGATCGATATTTTGGTGAACTCAGCTGGTTTTGAATCTCAACATCTGAACATTTGCAATGGATCATCTTCTGGTACTGTTAACTATGGAGCTCTCTATTTATGTCTTCAAATGCTTTCATCCTGTCGAGAAGTGGCTGTGACATCTCAAGAAGAATTCGCTCCTGTTAAATCAGCAAACACCTGGTGGCTTATATTAATGGGAAAACTGGAACCATTTATCCATCTCCTTGGAAAATTATTGACTATTGATTCTCAACCTATCCAGTCAGCGGTCGAGCAAGAATATGTTTCATCTGCTA TGAAAGGTTTGCTGATACTTGCAACATTCCCGGAACAATGTTCTCTACCAGCAAATGCTTATGAGGATATTCTATTGATGCTCACCTCAGTGATTACAAACAAGTATGAAAATGTACATTTGTGGAGATTGTCATTGAGAACATTGGCTAGTATTGGTTCATCTGCTGTTGAGTTCCATGATTCGCAAAAAGAAATGATTTACAACAGAATTGTTGTTGACAAGATTATTAGTTTGGCTAAATCTTGTGATACATCGATGCCTCTGAACCTAAGACTTGAAGCAAGTTTTGAAGTTGGTACTGCTGGGGTGAACTATATGTTAAGGGTCGCTAGATCACTTGAAGAAGCAGTCATCATCAATATTTTTCAG GTTAATGGAAGAACAGAATGTGTGGAATATGTAGAATGTTTGATGGATTGTTACTCTAGTCGACTCCTTCCTTG GTTGTTTACTTCCGCTGGTGTCAACGATTTTGCTTTGAGCTTCGCTATGCGTCTCTGGGATGAGATTAGTGACTTGGCTACTTTGGACAGAATAATATCACAG gGTCTTCTTGACTCACTAATGATGGGAATGAAGTTCTTAGTTGGAGTTTGCACAGAGGAACAACAGTCATTAATTATTCAGAAAGCGTGCAGCACAATATCATCAATGCTGTCACTCCCAGTGAAGTCAATGGTGCACCATGTTTTGTCCGAAGATGATGAGTTGGTTCCTGCACACTCTGCTCAAGACAAAGCTCTTGTATGTATGCTTTCTTCAGTTATAGTTGGTCTTCGGCCTCAAACACCTGTACAAGATATGACCATGATGATTAACCTCTTCGCTGTGTTTCTACTGAATGGACAAATGCCAGCTGCTCATGCATTAGCTTCTATTTTCAATAAATATCTACATAACTCAGAGTTCTCACATGAGAATAAGCTGGATAAAATACTTGATGTTATTCTTGGGAGGTGTTTCTCAATTGTATTAGCCAGCAGCAATTCGAAGATATCTCACTCTTCGGGCGCCATTTCAGATAATGCTAATTGTTCAGACAGCATGTCTGGAAGCGTAGGTTCGAAGGTTGATATCTTGTGTGGCTTGGCTTGGATTGGTAAAGGATTGCTTATGAGAGGAGATGAAAAGGTGAAGGACGTTTCAATGTTTCTTCTGAAATGCCTGGTCTCAGATCAGAATTCGGTGAACGTTCAACCCTACCAGAAAACACAAAATGACAATGTTTCATCAGATGCTTCTCTTGCAACATCTGCAGCCGATGCATTCCATGTTATGATGAGTGATTCAGAAGTCTGCCTAAATAAAAAGTTCCATGCAAAAATTAAGCTGTTATATAAGCAGCGTTTCTTCTCAATATTGATGCCAATTTTTCTCTCCAAAATTAAGGAGACCCCTGTGTTGACCACAAA GTTGGTATTATATCGAGCATTTGGGCATATTATTTCCAATGCTCCAGTATCAGCAGTTATAACAGAAGCCCATCAG ACTGTTTAA